From Pogoniulus pusillus isolate bPogPus1 chromosome 17, bPogPus1.pri, whole genome shotgun sequence, the proteins below share one genomic window:
- the CSK gene encoding tyrosine-protein kinase CSK, translated as MSGMQAVWPSGTECIAKYNFHGTAEQDLPFSKGDVLTIVAVTKDPNWYKAKNKVGREGIIPANYVQKREGVKAGIKLSLMPWFHGKITREQAERLLYPPETGLFLVRESTNYPGDYTLCVSCEGKVEHYRIIYSSSKLSIDEEVYFENLMQLVEHYTTDADGLCTRLIKPKVMEGTVAAQDEFSRSGWALNMKDLKLLQIIGKGEFGDVMLGDYRGNKVAVKCIKNDATAQAFLAEASVMTQLRHSNLVQLLGVIVEEKSGLYIVTEYMAKGSLVDYLRSRGRSVLGADCLLKFSLDVCEAMEYLEANNFVHRDLAARNVLVSEDNIAKVSDFGLTKEASSTQDTGKLPVKWTAPEALREKKFSTKSDVWSFGILLWEIYSFGRVPYPRIPLKDVVPRVEKGYKMDAPDGCPAVVYEVMKKCWTLDPGHRPSFHQLREQLVHIKEKELYL; from the exons ATGTCAGGGATGCAG GCCGTTTGGCCGTCCGGTACAGAATGTATTGCCAAGTACAACTTCCACGGTACGGCcgagcaggacctgcccttcagcaAAGGAGATGTCCTCACCATCGTGGCTGTCACCAAG GATCCCAACTGGTACAAGGCAAAGAACAAGGTGGGCCGGGAGGGCATCATCCCTGCCAACTATGTGCAGAAGAGGGAAGGAGTGAAAGCTGGCATCAAGCTCAGCCTCATGCC GTGGTTCCACGGGAAGATCACGCGGGAGCAGGCGGAGCGGCTGCTGTACCCCCCCGAGACGGGGCTGTTCCTGGTGCGGGAGAGCACCAACTACCCTGGGGACTACACCCTCTGTGTCAGCTGCGAGGGCAAGGTGGAGCACTACCGCATCATCTACTCCTCCAGCAAGCTCAGCATCGATGAGGAGGTCTACTTCGAGAACCTCATGCAGCtggtggag CATTACACCACGGACGCAGACGGGCTCTGCACCCGCCTCATCAAACCGAAGGTGATGGAGGGGACGGTGGCAGCGCAGGACGAGTTCTCCCGCA GTGGCTGGGCCCTCAACATGAAGGACCTCAAGCTGCTGCAGATCATTGGCAAAGGAGAATTTGGAG ACGTGATGCTGGGGGATTACCGGGGGAACAAAGTCGCCGTGAAGTGCATTAAAAACGACGCCACAGCGCAAGCCTTTCTGGCCGAGGCGTCCGTCATGAC GCAGCTCCGGCACAGCAACCTGGTGCAGCTCCTGGGGGTGATCGTGGAGGAGAAGAGTGGCCTTTACATCGTCACCGAGTACATGGCCAAG ggcagcCTAGTAGATTACCTGCGGTCGCGCGGGCGGTCGGTCCTGGGCGCAGACTGCCTGCTGAAGTTCTCCCT AGATGTCTGTGAAGCCATGGAGTACCTGGAAGCCAACAACTTTGTCCACCGGGACCTGGCGGCCAGGAACGTGCTGGTCTCAGAGGACAACATCGCCAAGGTCAGCGACTTTGGGCTGACCAAGGAAGCCTCCTCCACACAGGACACAGGGAAGCTGCCAGTGAAGTGGACAGCACCAGAAGCACTTAGAGAAAAG AAATTCTCCACCAAGTCGGATGTGTGGAGCTTCGGGATCCTCCTCTGGGAAATCTACTCCTTCGGGCGAGTGCCTTATCCGAGAATC cccctgaaGGACGTGGTACCCCGCGTGGAGAAGGGCTATAAGATGGATGCTCCCGATGGTTGCCCTGCCGTCGTCTACGAGGTGATGAAGAAGTGCTGGACCCTGGACCCCGGCCACCGGCCGTCCTTCCACCAGCTCCGCGAACAGCTAGTGCATATCAAAGAGAAGGAGCTCTACCTGTGA
- the CPLX3 gene encoding complexin-3, with the protein MAFMVKSMVGGQLKNLTGGLGGEEKSEGEKSPAEAQGMTREEYEEYQRQLVEEKMERDAQFAQRKAERATVRSHFRDKYRLPKNETDDNQIQLVGGDVELPKELAKMIEQDNEEEEEKNSVIGQLSNIQNLDLDSLKDKASATLEDLKQSAEKCAVM; encoded by the exons ATGGCGTTCATGGTGAAGAGCATGGTGGGGGGACAGCTGAAGAACCTGACGGGTGGCCTGGGCGGCGAGGAGAAGAGCGAGGGTGAGAAGTCTCCGGCCGAGGCGCAGGGCATGACCCGCGAGGAGTACGAGGAGTATCAGCGGCAGCTGGTGGAGGAAAA GATGGAGAGAGATGCCCAGTTTGCCCAGCGCAAGGCGGAGAGGGCCACGGTCAGGTCCCACTTCCGAGACAAGTACAGACTCCCTAAG AACGAAACAGACGACAACCAGATCcagctggtgggaggtgacGTGGAGCTGCCCAAAGAGCTGGCCAAGATGATCGAGCAGGACaacgaggaggaggaagagaagaactcAGTGATCGGCCAGCTCAGCAACATCCAGAACCTGGACCTTGATTCCTTGAAAGACAAAGCTTCAGCCACGCTAGAGGACCTGAAGCAATCGGCCGAGAAGTGCGCCGTGATGTGA